In Phycisphaerae bacterium, a genomic segment contains:
- a CDS encoding M20 family metallopeptidase: MKELLKKLIRAKSTTETGEVKCAKVLADFFKAAGLKPRVNVWDKNRANVTVRLKSADKKPGLLFVSHLDVVPAETNSLFQPVERNGKIFGRGACDMKGGIASAASAIVEIFKSGIKLQGDVIFSATAGEETDSAGIKKITKSFKNKNLCGIIVPEPTDFDLVTAHRGLLWLEIITKGKSAHSSMPYLGINAIDSMRMFLDKLDDFKIIGTNKLLGKASLSVNKINGGTASNIVPDLCSVQIDIRTIPGQNIQKIVGDLNKILARLSKQNPQFRAELNILRDSGSMQTSEKTEFVKQLKHLLKTEPKPVPFTTDAPYLVTLKTPIVIFGPGEPSLCHKPNEHIKIKDLQKAKDCYRKIVLHFVG, from the coding sequence ATGAAAGAACTTTTGAAAAAACTTATTCGGGCAAAATCAACGACCGAGACCGGCGAAGTCAAATGCGCCAAAGTTCTGGCCGACTTTTTCAAGGCAGCCGGTTTAAAGCCGCGAGTCAATGTCTGGGACAAAAACCGCGCAAATGTTACCGTCAGACTTAAATCCGCGGACAAAAAACCCGGATTACTGTTTGTCAGCCATCTCGATGTCGTACCGGCCGAAACCAACTCTTTGTTTCAGCCTGTCGAGCGGAATGGCAAAATCTTCGGCAGAGGCGCCTGCGATATGAAAGGCGGAATCGCCTCTGCAGCATCGGCCATCGTCGAAATATTTAAATCCGGGATTAAATTACAGGGCGATGTAATATTTTCCGCAACGGCCGGCGAGGAAACAGACAGTGCAGGTATAAAAAAAATTACAAAATCTTTCAAGAATAAAAATCTTTGCGGAATAATCGTTCCCGAACCGACCGATTTTGACCTTGTTACAGCTCATCGCGGACTTCTGTGGCTTGAAATTATTACAAAAGGCAAATCCGCACACAGCTCAATGCCATATCTCGGAATAAACGCGATAGACTCGATGAGAATGTTTCTCGACAAACTCGACGATTTCAAAATTATCGGCACAAACAAACTGCTCGGCAAAGCATCTTTGAGCGTAAACAAAATCAACGGCGGCACTGCATCCAATATCGTACCTGATTTATGTTCTGTCCAGATTGATATTCGAACAATCCCCGGCCAAAACATTCAAAAGATTGTCGGCGATCTCAACAAAATACTTGCCCGGCTCTCGAAACAGAATCCGCAGTTCCGGGCCGAGCTGAATATTCTTCGCGATTCCGGTTCAATGCAAACCAGCGAAAAAACGGAATTTGTAAAGCAATTAAAACATCTTTTAAAAACAGAGCCTAAGCCTGTGCCTTTTACAACAGATGCGCCATATCTGGTCACATTAAAAACACCGATAGTTATTTTCGGCCCGGGCGAGCCTTCGCTTTGCCACAAACCAAACGAACATATCAAAATTAAAGATTTGCAAAAAGCGAAAGATTGCTACAGGAAGATTGTTCTGCATTTTGTCGGTTAA
- a CDS encoding glycoside hydrolase family 172 protein: MAAGFDGLTVNLGNLPLMSDAKTRSISPENITGEKGKGGATPQEKGSAAHASSELGTGWKVNPYVHIEPNQTFVMADIKGPGAIQHIWMTPTGNNRLNILRVYWDGEETPSIECPVGDFFAAGLGQYMQFSSLPVCVNPGSGFNCYWTMPFRKSAKITMTNIDSRKMTLYYQIDYVLAKVPKDAAYLHAQFRSVNPLPRKQVYTIIDGIKGKGQYAGTYMCWETKSNGWWGEGEIKFYFDGDKAYPTICGTGTEDYFCGSYNFEGPRADAPDKREYKVFNTPYTGLNQVIYPKGKSLTDGEIAGVKFGLYRWHITDPIRFEKELKVTIQALGWKENGIYQPLEDNISSVAFWYQTEPHAVFPQLKDFGPQK, from the coding sequence ATGGCTGCAGGTTTTGACGGTCTGACGGTGAATCTCGGGAACCTGCCATTAATGTCTGATGCTAAAACGCGTTCTATAAGTCCTGAGAACATTACCGGTGAAAAGGGCAAAGGCGGGGCAACTCCGCAGGAAAAAGGTTCTGCCGCTCACGCATCAAGCGAGCTTGGCACGGGATGGAAAGTCAATCCGTACGTTCATATTGAGCCGAACCAGACATTTGTTATGGCCGATATAAAAGGCCCCGGTGCGATTCAACATATCTGGATGACGCCTACGGGAAACAATCGTCTTAATATTTTGCGTGTTTATTGGGATGGCGAAGAAACGCCTTCCATCGAATGTCCGGTCGGCGATTTCTTTGCCGCCGGTTTGGGACAGTATATGCAGTTTTCATCTCTGCCGGTCTGCGTGAATCCGGGAAGCGGTTTTAATTGTTACTGGACGATGCCATTCCGTAAAAGCGCAAAAATCACTATGACAAATATAGACTCCAGGAAAATGACACTGTATTATCAGATTGATTATGTACTTGCAAAAGTGCCGAAAGACGCAGCATATCTGCACGCTCAGTTTAGGAGTGTAAATCCGCTCCCCCGTAAACAGGTTTATACAATAATTGACGGTATAAAAGGAAAAGGCCAATACGCTGGAACTTATATGTGCTGGGAGACTAAAAGCAACGGCTGGTGGGGCGAGGGTGAAATTAAATTCTACTTTGACGGCGACAAAGCTTACCCGACAATCTGCGGCACAGGCACAGAAGACTATTTTTGCGGCTCATATAATTTCGAAGGACCAAGAGCCGATGCCCCGGATAAAAGAGAATATAAGGTGTTTAATACGCCTTACACCGGTCTTAATCAGGTAATATATCCGAAAGGTAAAAGTCTGACCGATGGTGAAATTGCAGGTGTCAAATTCGGATTATACCGCTGGCATATTACCGATCCAATCAGATTTGAAAAAGAACTGAAAGTTACAATTCAGGCGCTCGGCTGGAAAGAAAACGGGATATATCAGCCTTTGGAGGACAATATTTCATCTGTGGCTTTCTGGTATCAAACAGAACCTCATGCCGTCTTTCCTCAATTGAAGGATTTTGGGCCGCAAAAGTAG